One stretch of Rana temporaria chromosome 10, aRanTem1.1, whole genome shotgun sequence DNA includes these proteins:
- the LOC120916576 gene encoding eukaryotic translation initiation factor 6-like: MIKNRCWGVEDSGEKFLLGVCSQRSVPAHIEMAVRASFENNNEIGCFAKLTNTYCLVAIGGSENFYSVFEGELSESIPVVHASIAGCRIIGRMCVGNRNGLLVPSNTTDQELQNIRNSLPDSVRIQRVEERLSALGNVIACNDYVALVHPDLDRETEEILAYVLKVEVFRQTVADQVLVGSYCAFSNQGGLVHPKTSIEHQDELSALLQVPLVAGTVNRGSEVIAAGMVVNDWCAFCGLDTTSTELSVIESVFKLSDAQPSTIATSMRDSLIDSRNVG, encoded by the coding sequence atgattaagaaTAGATGTTGGGGTGTAGAAGACAGCGGGGAGAAGTTTTTGCTcggtgtgtgttctcagagatcGGTTCCTGCTCACATAGAGATGGCTGTCCGCGCTTCCTTCGAGAATAACAATGAGATCGGCTGCTTCGCCAAGCTGACAAACACCTACTGCCTGGTGGCCATTGGAGGCTCGGAGAACTTCTACAGTGTTTTTGAAGGGGAGCTTTCAGAGTCAATACCTGTTGTCCATGCATCAATAGCCGGGTGTAGAATTATTGGAAGGATGTGTGTAGGAAACCGTAATGGCCTTCTAGTTCCAAGCAACACAACAGACCAGGAGCTCCAAAATATAAGAAACAGTTTGCCAGACTCAGTTCGTATCCAGCGAGTGGAGGAGCGGCTGTCCGCCTTAGGGAATGTGATAGCCTGTAATGACTATGTAGCGCTGGTTCACCCTGACCTTGACAGGGAGACGGAGGAGATTTTGGCATATGTCCTGAAAGTAGAAGTATTTAGACAGACTGTTGCTGATCAAGTGCTGGTTGGAAGTTACTGTGCTTTCAGCAATCAAGGAGGTTTGGTGCATCCTAAAACATCAATAGAACACCAAGATGAGCTATCGGCTCTTCTCCAGGTCCCCCTTGTGGCTGGAACAGTGAATCGAGGTAGTGAAGTCATTGCAGCAGGAATGGTTGTCAATGACTGGTGTGCTTTCTGTGGTCTGGAcacaacaagtacagagctgtcaGTAATAGAAAGTGTATTCAAATTAAGTGATGCCCAGCCAAGCACTATTGCCACTAGTATGAGAGACTCCCTCATTGACAGCAGAAACGTGGGCTGA